TCCCTGCTTTTGGGTGTCCTCAGTCCGTTTTTATATTATCTTATTTTGTTCGAGACCTATACGTTGCTTCCCGCCCAGGAGGCCCAGCCGTTAAATTACACATGGGCCATTACTCTGACGCTGTTGTCCATTCCTCTTCTGGGGCAACGGGTCTCCCGTCATGACATGCTGGCCGCCCTGGTAAGCTATAGCGGGGTGGTGGTCATCTCCACGCGCGGCAATCCCTTTACAATGGAATTCACCAACCCTCTCGGCGTGGGCCTGGCCCTGCTGTCCACGGTGGTATGGTCGCTGTATTGGATCGGCAACACCAAAGAGGACAGGGAACCTGTGGCTGCACTGTTTACCTGCTTTGTGGCGAGTTTGCCGTTGGTGACCTTGTGGTGTGTGTGTACCGATGGAATAGTGGTGCGGGATTCGGGCGGATTGGTATGGGCCGCGTATATTGGCGCTTTTGAGATGGGCATTTCGTTTGTGCTCTGGCTCACGGCACTGCGTCTTTCGGAAACCACGGCCAAGGTGGGCAATCTGATTTTTCTGGCCCCGTTCCTTTCCTTAGTGTTCATTCATTTTTTGTTGGGGGAAGAAATTTTTCCGTCAACATTTGTAGGACTGGCTTTGATTGTGGCGGGATTGATTCTGCAACGTATGGGGGCCGCCAGAGCTTGACGTTTCCTTCTGTCGCGGTTGTGCTGCTGCATTCTGCATAGCGTTTCAGTGTTGGGTGGTGTCGATGCCGGAGTCATGTCTTGGCCTGAAAAACGCCCGGTCGGATTACCGGCCGGGCGTTTTTATTGATATCGGCGGATGGCCGCCGGTTTGGGATCAGCGTCGGGCTAGACCCACATTTCGCCTTCCTCAATGGGCGTGAAGCCGCGGCGCATGGTGTTTTCCGTAACGCATCGCGGGTCCATGAGCTGGATCAGATAATCCGGGCCACCGGTTTTGGAGCCGACGCCGGACATCTTGAATCCGCCAAAGGGTTGGCGTTCCACCAACGCACCGGTATTGTTCCTGTTCAGGTAGAGGTTGCCCACTCGGAACTCGCGGCGCGCCTGGTCCAGATGTTTGGGGCTGCGGGAGAATACGCCGCCTGTGAGCGCGAAGCGTGTGGCGTTGGCCCAATCAATGGCCTGGTCAAAGTCCTTGGCGCGCATGACTGCCAGCACCGGCCCGAAGATTTCT
The Paucidesulfovibrio gracilis DSM 16080 DNA segment above includes these coding regions:
- a CDS encoding DMT family transporter, giving the protein MKQQHKAYAYGLVTVLLWSTVATAFKLGLRAMEPVQLLWYSSVFSTLLLGGLLALQGRLTDALRCTPREWLRSLLLGVLSPFLYYLILFETYTLLPAQEAQPLNYTWAITLTLLSIPLLGQRVSRHDMLAALVSYSGVVVISTRGNPFTMEFTNPLGVGLALLSTVVWSLYWIGNTKEDREPVAALFTCFVASLPLVTLWCVCTDGIVVRDSGGLVWAAYIGAFEMGISFVLWLTALRLSETTAKVGNLIFLAPFLSLVFIHFLLGEEIFPSTFVGLALIVAGLILQRMGAARA